The following proteins are co-located in the Atribacterota bacterium genome:
- a CDS encoding thermonuclease family protein — protein MKRYLLIILFISSIAILANAKTYFISQVIDGDTFLLKTNEIVRLLGIDAPEIGQPGYDLAKWFLFYITEGEEIILEKDFQDKDEHGRLLRYVFLKKNSQMINELMLRYGLADFRYLSLDAKYYQRLEEVTLRAEKNKHGLWAFSVFPPGQIKGEDYSVKVISWQEAPVYINQIVTLEGSILRTYDSGKACFLNFQRNWQGTIDLVIFAEHYHLYPANPAVYFLNKKIKVTGLIQLHNGNPQMIIKSPQQISIIDIIDK, from the coding sequence ATGAAAAGATATTTATTAATTATTTTATTTATCTCTTCAATTGCCATTCTGGCAAATGCCAAAACTTATTTTATTAGTCAGGTAATAGATGGAGATACATTCCTTCTGAAGACTAACGAAATAGTTCGTTTATTAGGCATTGATGCCCCAGAGATTGGACAACCGGGGTATGATCTAGCCAAATGGTTTTTATTTTACATAACCGAAGGAGAAGAGATTATCCTGGAGAAAGATTTTCAGGATAAGGATGAACATGGACGGCTATTGCGTTATGTTTTTTTAAAAAAGAACAGCCAAATGATAAATGAATTAATGCTTAGATATGGTCTGGCTGATTTTCGCTATCTTTCGTTAGATGCCAAATATTATCAAAGATTAGAGGAAGTGACATTAAGGGCAGAAAAAAATAAACATGGTTTATGGGCTTTCTCAGTTTTTCCACCAGGTCAAATTAAAGGTGAAGATTATTCTGTCAAGGTAATTAGCTGGCAGGAAGCCCCCGTCTATATTAATCAAATAGTTACTCTGGAGGGTTCTATCTTAAGGACTTATGATTCTGGTAAGGCCTGCTTTTTAAATTTCCAGCGTAATTGGCAGGGGACCATAGATTTAGTAATCTTCGCTGAACATTATCATTTATACCCTGCTAATCCAGCTGTGTATTTTTTAAATAAAAAAATAAAGGTTACCGGTTTAATTCAATTACATAATGGGAATCCTCAAATGATAATTAAATCTCCACAACAAATTAGCATAATTGATATAATAGATAAATAA